One Candidatus Omnitrophota bacterium DNA window includes the following coding sequences:
- a CDS encoding RNA-binding protein, whose amino-acid sequence MEEEKKIYIGNLEYGVGENELKALLDEKGIAAKEVTVIIDKYTGRSKGFGFAEFETADDAQKAIDALNGQDLNGRALKVNRAQKRKPRSDFGGGSGGGSGAGGGRGRDRRY is encoded by the coding sequence ATGGAAGAAGAAAAGAAGATTTACATTGGTAACTTGGAGTATGGCGTAGGTGAAAATGAGCTTAAAGCTCTTCTTGACGAGAAAGGCATTGCTGCAAAAGAAGTAACGGTGATAATTGACAAATACACCGGACGTTCAAAGGGTTTTGGATTTGCCGAATTCGAAACAGCTGACGATGCACAGAAAGCAATTGATGCTTTAAACGGTCAGGATTTAAATGGAAGAGCACTAAAAGTGAACAGAGCACAAAAAAGAAAGCCGCGCAGTGATTTCGGAGGCGGAAGCGGAGGCGGAAGCGGAGCCGGCGGCGGACGCGGTAGAGATAGACGCTACTAA
- a CDS encoding peptidylprolyl isomerase, producing the protein MKINRLLLLGLLLMTLCVACAKEKKVAITEGSKVSFDYTLMIDGKVVDSSKDRQPLEYTQGSGQIIPGLEKELSGLTVGDEKTVAVPPEEGYGQIDSSKFSEVPKTSLPPELEPQVGMVLAMQGPSGKPLPVKISDVKEDLVVLDLNHPLAGKQLNFEVKIISVE; encoded by the coding sequence ATGAAGATAAATCGTTTGTTATTATTAGGGTTGTTGTTGATGACCCTTTGTGTAGCATGTGCCAAGGAGAAGAAAGTGGCAATTACCGAAGGAAGTAAAGTATCTTTTGATTATACTTTAATGATAGATGGAAAAGTGGTTGACAGCTCTAAAGATCGTCAGCCTTTGGAATATACCCAAGGTTCCGGTCAAATTATTCCCGGTCTCGAAAAAGAGCTTTCAGGCTTAACCGTTGGAGATGAGAAAACTGTAGCAGTTCCTCCTGAGGAAGGCTACGGACAAATAGATTCAAGTAAATTTAGTGAGGTTCCGAAAACGTCTTTACCGCCTGAATTGGAACCGCAAGTTGGAATGGTGCTTGCTATGCAGGGGCCAAGCGGCAAACCCCTGCCAGTCAAGATTTCCGATGTCAAGGAAGATCTGGTAGTGCTCGATCTAAACCACCCACTTGCTGGTAAACAATTAAATTTTGAGGTAAAGATTATTTCGGTTGAATAG
- the zupT gene encoding zinc transporter ZupT, translated as MSLNNIWIPLLLTFLAGISTGLGSLISLFIKNFKRSYLQFFLGLSAGVMIYVSFAELLVSAIRDVGFLKANIAFFSGIIFIMLIDFIIPHEYIEEHVTKGVNNKKLMAAGVFTALGLAIHNFPEGLAVFMSSLGSLKLGVAMAFAIAVHNIPEGIAVAMPIFYATKSRKKAFWYSFLSGVAEPIGAIIGILILMPFLNPAVLSFSLAFVAGIMVFISFDELLPLAYEHDGSHISILGLILGMLIMAFSLYLL; from the coding sequence ATCAGTTTAAATAATATTTGGATACCGCTTTTACTTACCTTTTTGGCTGGTATTTCAACTGGCTTAGGAAGTCTTATTTCCCTATTTATAAAAAATTTTAAGCGAAGCTATCTACAGTTTTTCTTGGGGCTTTCAGCCGGGGTGATGATCTACGTTTCATTTGCTGAATTGCTTGTCTCGGCTATTAGAGATGTAGGTTTTTTAAAAGCAAACATTGCCTTTTTTTCCGGAATTATTTTTATTATGCTTATAGATTTTATCATTCCTCATGAATATATCGAAGAGCACGTTACTAAAGGGGTAAACAATAAGAAACTTATGGCTGCCGGAGTATTTACTGCTCTTGGCTTAGCAATTCATAATTTTCCCGAGGGGCTAGCTGTTTTTATGAGTTCCTTAGGGAGTCTGAAATTGGGAGTAGCAATGGCTTTCGCAATCGCGGTTCATAATATTCCTGAAGGTATTGCGGTTGCGATGCCTATTTTTTATGCTACCAAGAGTCGCAAAAAGGCATTTTGGTATTCGTTTTTGTCAGGGGTGGCTGAGCCAATAGGGGCGATAATTGGAATTTTAATTTTAATGCCTTTTTTAAATCCGGCGGTTTTGTCTTTTTCTTTAGCTTTTGTTGCCGGGATTATGGTATTTATTAGCTTTGATGAGTTGTTGCCGCTTGCTTATGAACACGATGGCAGTCATATTTCAATTTTGGGATTAATTTTAGGGATGCTGATAATGGCTTTTAGCCTTTATCTGTTGTAA
- a CDS encoding TMEM165/GDT1 family protein, with product MDWKVFLATFGAIFLAELGDKTQVANLCLSAKSKSWLTVFVASVAAFAVVTLITVSLGNILCKYIHPEHIKYGSGALFIVIGILMLVGKI from the coding sequence ATGGATTGGAAGGTATTTTTAGCTACTTTTGGTGCGATATTTCTTGCTGAATTAGGTGATAAAACTCAAGTGGCAAATCTTTGTTTGTCGGCAAAGTCTAAATCTTGGTTGACGGTATTTGTGGCTTCAGTAGCTGCCTTTGCTGTAGTTACTTTAATTACTGTTTCTTTAGGGAATATTCTATGTAAATATATTCATCCTGAGCATATTAAATATGGATCAGGGGCACTTTTTATCGTAATTGGTATTTTGATGCTGGTGGGAAAAATTTAA
- a CDS encoding prepilin-type N-terminal cleavage/methylation domain-containing protein, which translates to MKKRREMTRKSFTLIELIVVIAIIAILAAIIAPNAFKAIEKAKVSRAIADMKSVKNAVLALYADTGHWLGDDYCACGVCFISIDEPRANPAFCRSDIMINFSNWLGWDGPYLEKNVGPSPWNNLYLVQNFMSRADSDMRLIVLNFCYQDSGVVCPIPDDAYKRVDSTLDDGDLATGNLIKVGDSIRWLMIHN; encoded by the coding sequence ATAAAAAAAAGGAGAGAGATGACAAGAAAAAGCTTCACCCTGATTGAGTTGATTGTGGTTATTGCAATAATTGCTATTCTTGCTGCAATTATCGCTCCCAATGCTTTTAAGGCAATTGAGAAGGCCAAGGTTTCTAGGGCTATAGCTGATATGAAGTCAGTTAAGAACGCAGTTCTTGCTCTTTATGCTGACACTGGCCATTGGCTGGGAGATGATTATTGTGCTTGCGGGGTTTGTTTTATAAGCATAGATGAACCCAGGGCTAATCCGGCTTTTTGTCGTTCAGATATTATGATTAATTTCAGTAATTGGTTAGGTTGGGATGGGCCTTATCTTGAGAAAAATGTCGGACCGAGCCCATGGAATAATCTTTATTTAGTTCAGAACTTTATGAGTCGGGCAGATTCCGATATGCGGTTAATTGTTTTGAATTTTTGTTATCAGGATTCTGGAGTCGTTTGTCCAATTCCTGATGACGCTTATAAACGTGTAGATTCCACCTTAGATGATGGTGATTTGGCGACCGGTAATCTTATCAAGGTGGGTGATAGCATACGCTGGTTGATGATTCATAATTAA
- a CDS encoding glutamine--tRNA ligase/YqeY domain fusion protein, giving the protein MEESKITSNFIRDIIDQDLKDNNRAKVHTRFPPEPNGYLHIGHAKSICLNFGIARDYRGKCNLRFDDTNPAKEDIEYVESIKRDVRWLGFSWGWHKFYASDYFTKLYKYAEKLIKKGKAYVCDLTSDQIREYRGTLIKPGKDSPYRDRSIAENLNLFKRMKAGEFEDGARVLRAKIDMSSPNLNMRDPALYRIRRVRHHRTRDKWCIYPMYDFAHCLSDSIERITHSICTLEFENNRPLYDWILDQLEVHHPRQIEFARLNLSHTVLSKRKLLELVEGRYVSGWDDPRMPTLSGLRRRGYTASSIRSFCQTIGVAKFNSIIDMVVLENTIRQELNKTAPRVMAVLRPLKVVITNYPEGKIEQLEAINNPEDPAMGKRKVPFSKVLYIEQGDFQEDPPKKFFRLSPGKEVRLRYAYFIKCLEVIKDKAGRIIELHCSYDPATRGGDSPDGRKVKATLHWVAAEKSLKAKIRLYDYLFTERDPNKASAGQDWKTGLNPKSLEVIDECYLEPSLKNAQPGQRYQFERKGYFCVDSADLSLNKLVFNRIVSLRDSWAKIKSSEDKKKERDDKKKLHPD; this is encoded by the coding sequence ATGGAAGAATCAAAAATAACTTCTAATTTTATCAGAGATATTATTGATCAAGATTTAAAGGACAATAATCGAGCCAAGGTCCATACCCGCTTTCCGCCTGAACCTAATGGGTATTTGCATATTGGCCACGCTAAATCAATTTGTCTTAATTTTGGTATTGCTCGGGATTATCGGGGAAAGTGTAATCTGCGCTTTGATGATACTAATCCGGCTAAGGAGGATATTGAATACGTTGAATCAATAAAAAGGGATGTTCGCTGGCTGGGTTTTTCTTGGGGTTGGCATAAATTTTACGCTTCTGATTACTTTACTAAACTTTATAAATATGCAGAAAAGTTGATCAAAAAAGGTAAGGCCTATGTTTGTGATTTAACTTCTGATCAAATAAGAGAATATCGAGGAACCTTAATTAAACCCGGTAAAGATAGTCCTTATCGAGATCGTTCAATTGCTGAGAATTTAAATTTGTTCAAGAGAATGAAGGCGGGTGAGTTTGAAGATGGAGCAAGGGTTTTACGGGCAAAGATAGACATGAGTTCTCCTAATTTAAATATGCGCGACCCAGCCCTTTATCGCATTCGTCGAGTGAGACATCATCGCACAAGGGATAAATGGTGTATTTATCCGATGTATGATTTTGCTCATTGTCTTTCTGACTCTATTGAGCGGATAACTCATTCTATTTGTACTTTAGAGTTTGAAAACAATCGTCCTTTATACGATTGGATACTTGACCAGTTGGAGGTTCATCATCCACGTCAGATTGAATTTGCTCGCTTGAACCTTAGCCATACGGTTTTAAGTAAAAGAAAACTTCTAGAATTAGTTGAGGGTAGATATGTAAGTGGCTGGGATGATCCGCGGATGCCGACTTTGAGTGGCCTACGTAGACGTGGCTATACTGCAAGTTCAATTAGGAGTTTTTGCCAAACCATCGGAGTAGCAAAATTTAACAGTATAATCGATATGGTTGTACTTGAAAATACTATTCGCCAAGAGCTAAATAAAACTGCTCCTCGGGTAATGGCAGTGTTGCGCCCCTTAAAGGTGGTCATTACCAATTATCCTGAAGGTAAGATCGAGCAACTCGAAGCGATTAACAATCCTGAGGACCCTGCTATGGGTAAAAGAAAGGTTCCTTTTTCAAAAGTTTTATATATCGAGCAAGGCGATTTCCAGGAAGATCCGCCAAAAAAGTTTTTTCGTCTTTCACCGGGTAAGGAAGTGCGCCTGCGCTATGCCTACTTTATTAAATGCTTGGAGGTGATCAAGGATAAAGCTGGCAGGATAATCGAGTTGCACTGTAGTTATGACCCGGCGACCCGTGGCGGTGATTCGCCTGATGGCCGTAAAGTAAAAGCTACTTTGCACTGGGTTGCGGCTGAAAAATCTTTAAAGGCCAAAATCAGGCTTTATGACTATCTTTTTACTGAACGGGATCCCAACAAGGCTTCGGCCGGCCAGGATTGGAAAACCGGCTTAAATCCTAAATCTTTAGAGGTCATTGACGAGTGTTATCTTGAGCCAAGTTTGAAGAATGCTCAACCCGGCCAACGCTATCAATTTGAAAGAAAGGGTTACTTTTGTGTTGATTCGGCTGATTTGTCTTTAAATAAATTAGTATTTAATCGAATAGTTAGTTTGCGTGATAGTTGGGCTAAAATAAAAAGTAGCGAAGATAAAAAAAAGGAGAGAGATGACAAGAAAAAGCTTCACCCTGATTGA
- a CDS encoding homocysteine S-methyltransferase family protein encodes MSNSRIKLLLKKRVVLLDGATGTELHKRGMPQGVCPESWCLKNPELTKSVHSDYLKAGSDIVYACTFGANRLKLSHFKIKDVVSVNRRLALLARQAVGKKALVAGDIATTGEFIKPFGSLDFNQAVDIYKEQVKGLLLGGVDLFAIETMIDIQEARAALIAVKELTNKFTIVTMTYESGGRTLNGNDPVSALITLQSLGADAIGCNCSSGPQAMVKIISKMRPYSTVPLVAKPNAGMPKLINNKAVFNMKPGDFADSAKKLITAGATIIGGCCGTTPEHIFKLKKVALRSKPVFPKRKKIAALSSARGVFIFEKEKFPIVVGEKINPTGKKTMQAELLQNKYTQIRTFAKAQEAQGAKLLDVNLGAPRVDEKKAMLEVISLLPLATSLPLVIDSANPEVIEQALRFYPGRALINSISGESRKLKKLLNIAKKYGAMFIILPLAGKKLPKTFKERKPIIEAVFKAAKKIGFSKEDILIDGLVMPLSWNAQAAGEVFKTISWCTRSFKAKTIVGLSNISFGLPQRHLINKVFLKLAGIKGLTLAIADPEDSPGLRNKLAEDLLFNKPKASEKFIAAYAKQKESTFSKRISKKKLSPCDYVSIAIIEGDRSQIEEFIQKALESGETPSKLIEQVMTPAIIKVGNLFDRKEYFLPQLIASAEAMKKGVSRLEPYLKNQKLAWAKKGVIILATVKGDVHDIGKNIVALMLKNHGFKIIDLGKDISTKKIIQNIKIYSPDIVGLSALMTTTMINMDEVVKSAEREGLKCKFMIGGAVVNKAYADSIGAKYAKDGVEAVRVAEKLDNKSAPKR; translated from the coding sequence ATGAGTAATTCTAGAATCAAACTACTTCTAAAAAAGCGTGTTGTTTTGCTTGATGGAGCAACCGGAACCGAGTTGCATAAGCGCGGCATGCCTCAAGGAGTTTGTCCGGAAAGTTGGTGCCTTAAGAATCCTGAGCTTACAAAAAGTGTCCATTCGGACTATCTTAAGGCTGGTTCGGATATAGTTTATGCTTGTACTTTTGGTGCCAATCGCCTGAAACTTTCCCATTTCAAGATTAAAGATGTGGTGTCGGTCAATCGACGTCTAGCCTTATTAGCCCGCCAGGCTGTGGGCAAAAAAGCCTTAGTTGCTGGTGATATAGCTACGACCGGTGAGTTTATTAAGCCCTTTGGCTCTTTGGATTTTAATCAAGCCGTAGATATTTATAAAGAGCAGGTTAAGGGGTTGCTTTTGGGTGGGGTTGATCTTTTTGCTATTGAGACGATGATTGATATTCAAGAGGCCCGAGCCGCCTTGATTGCAGTAAAAGAGCTTACTAATAAATTCACTATAGTAACCATGACCTACGAGTCAGGGGGGCGGACTTTAAATGGTAATGATCCGGTTAGTGCCTTAATTACTTTACAGAGTTTAGGGGCTGATGCTATAGGTTGCAATTGTTCAAGTGGCCCTCAAGCTATGGTTAAGATAATTTCAAAGATGAGGCCATATAGCACTGTGCCTTTGGTAGCTAAACCAAATGCCGGCATGCCGAAGCTTATTAATAACAAGGCTGTTTTTAATATGAAGCCCGGAGATTTTGCTGATTCGGCTAAAAAGTTAATTACTGCCGGAGCAACTATAATCGGCGGTTGTTGCGGAACAACGCCGGAACATATCTTTAAGCTAAAAAAAGTTGCCTTAAGGAGTAAGCCAGTTTTTCCTAAGCGAAAAAAGATAGCGGCCTTAAGTTCTGCTCGGGGAGTTTTTATTTTCGAGAAAGAAAAATTTCCGATTGTTGTTGGTGAAAAAATAAATCCAACCGGTAAAAAGACTATGCAAGCCGAGTTGCTTCAAAATAAATATACCCAAATCCGCACTTTTGCTAAAGCTCAAGAGGCTCAGGGAGCAAAGCTTTTGGATGTAAATTTGGGCGCTCCAAGAGTTGATGAGAAAAAGGCGATGCTTGAAGTTATATCGTTATTGCCACTTGCAACTTCATTGCCTTTGGTAATTGACTCAGCAAATCCTGAAGTTATCGAGCAAGCCTTAAGATTCTATCCTGGACGAGCTTTGATTAATTCTATTTCCGGAGAAAGTCGAAAGCTTAAAAAGCTACTTAATATAGCTAAAAAATACGGAGCAATGTTTATAATCTTGCCTTTGGCCGGAAAAAAGCTCCCTAAAACTTTTAAGGAACGTAAGCCGATAATCGAGGCCGTTTTTAAGGCGGCAAAAAAAATAGGATTTTCTAAAGAGGATATTTTAATTGATGGGCTAGTGATGCCGCTTTCTTGGAATGCTCAGGCTGCTGGAGAGGTTTTCAAGACTATCAGCTGGTGCACGAGGAGCTTTAAAGCTAAAACAATAGTTGGGCTTTCGAATATTTCATTTGGGCTTCCTCAGAGACATTTAATTAATAAAGTTTTTTTAAAATTGGCCGGAATCAAAGGGCTAACTTTAGCAATTGCCGATCCTGAGGATTCACCAGGTTTACGGAATAAATTAGCCGAAGACTTATTATTTAATAAACCTAAGGCTAGCGAAAAATTTATCGCTGCTTATGCTAAGCAAAAAGAATCAACCTTCAGTAAAAGAATAAGCAAAAAGAAGCTTTCTCCTTGTGATTATGTATCGATTGCGATTATTGAAGGGGATAGAAGCCAAATTGAAGAGTTTATTCAAAAGGCTCTAGAGTCGGGGGAGACACCGTCAAAACTTATAGAGCAGGTAATGACCCCGGCAATAATAAAGGTTGGTAACCTTTTTGATCGAAAAGAATACTTTCTGCCGCAGCTAATTGCCAGCGCTGAGGCGATGAAAAAAGGAGTCTCCCGTTTAGAGCCTTACTTAAAGAACCAGAAGTTAGCTTGGGCTAAAAAGGGAGTAATTATTCTAGCTACGGTTAAGGGGGATGTCCATGACATCGGTAAGAATATAGTAGCTTTGATGCTTAAGAATCACGGGTTTAAGATTATCGACTTAGGAAAGGATATTTCGACTAAAAAGATCATTCAGAATATAAAGATATATTCTCCGGATATTGTGGGGCTCTCAGCGCTTATGACTACAACTATGATTAATATGGATGAGGTGGTTAAGTCCGCCGAGAGGGAAGGTTTAAAATGTAAATTTATGATTGGCGGGGCGGTAGTCAATAAAGCTTATGCTGATTCAATAGGTGCTAAATACGCAAAAGATGGTGTTGAAGCGGTAAGAGTCGCTGAGAAGTTGGACAATAAGTCAGCACCTAAGAGATAG
- a CDS encoding iron-containing alcohol dehydrogenase, with translation MLDFNYLVDTKIFFGRDRLDSLGPEIKKYADRVLIVYGRSSIKQNGIYQKIVKILEANNIFYKELSGVRPNPRIKTVREGVALCRENNLGFVLAVGGGSVIDCAKAVACGTLYDQDPWDFFSKQTEIKQALALGTVLTLAASGSEMNGYSVISNEQTQEKLAAGSDILRPKFSVLDPEVMFNLPKEQTAAGVVDIYVHVIEQYFSSVSGAFLQDRLAEAIFKTCLHYGSVVMNEPKNYQARANIMWASSLALCGLLSYGKIGDWSTHAIEHAVSAVYDVTHGVGLAIIVPFWMNAVLNETTVDKFAEYAINVWGLEGEDKFALAKQSIKKTREFFDSLAMPKTLREVGVKESELSLLVSKAMVFGPIGTFKKLETLDVLGILKAAF, from the coding sequence ATGTTAGATTTTAACTATTTAGTTGATACGAAAATATTTTTTGGTAGGGATCGGCTTGATAGCCTTGGTCCGGAGATAAAAAAATATGCCGATCGAGTGCTGATAGTCTATGGTCGTTCGAGTATTAAGCAGAACGGTATTTACCAAAAAATAGTAAAAATATTAGAAGCGAATAATATTTTTTATAAAGAGCTATCGGGAGTTAGGCCTAATCCGAGGATTAAGACGGTTAGGGAGGGGGTGGCTCTTTGTCGTGAGAATAATTTGGGCTTTGTTTTAGCCGTTGGCGGCGGTTCAGTCATTGATTGTGCAAAAGCGGTTGCTTGCGGTACGCTTTACGATCAGGATCCTTGGGATTTTTTCTCAAAGCAGACAGAAATAAAACAGGCCTTAGCTCTAGGCACGGTATTGACTCTAGCGGCTTCCGGTTCAGAGATGAATGGCTATAGCGTAATTAGCAATGAACAGACCCAGGAGAAGCTTGCTGCCGGAAGCGATATCCTTCGGCCAAAATTTTCAGTTTTAGATCCTGAGGTTATGTTTAACTTACCTAAGGAGCAGACTGCAGCCGGAGTGGTTGATATTTATGTTCATGTAATCGAGCAGTATTTTTCTTCTGTCTCAGGAGCTTTTTTGCAAGATAGATTAGCTGAGGCGATTTTTAAAACTTGCCTACATTATGGATCAGTAGTCATGAATGAACCAAAAAACTATCAGGCCCGGGCAAATATTATGTGGGCTAGCAGCCTAGCTTTATGCGGATTGCTTAGCTATGGTAAAATTGGTGATTGGTCAACCCACGCTATCGAACATGCGGTTAGTGCGGTTTATGATGTAACTCACGGGGTCGGGCTGGCGATAATTGTTCCGTTTTGGATGAATGCAGTTTTAAATGAAACCACGGTTGATAAGTTTGCTGAATACGCAATAAATGTTTGGGGCCTAGAGGGGGAAGATAAGTTTGCTCTAGCTAAACAGTCAATTAAGAAAACTCGAGAATTTTTTGATAGTTTGGCTATGCCGAAAACTTTGCGTGAAGTAGGAGTTAAAGAGTCTGAGCTCTCATTATTAGTTTCTAAGGCCATGGTTTTTGGTCCAATTGGGACATTTAAAAAATTAGAGACTTTAGATGTTTTAGGGATATTAAAAGCAGCCTTTTAA
- a CDS encoding PEGA domain-containing protein — protein sequence MLYLRKTLLFSFIAAYLILCPLLLLYSFGRIMRPGGEGDLAGLIFLSSSPPGATIHVEGRRFTEKTPAALSGMLPGSYDVTLSLKNYKPWHYKITALPKLASVFDKILLIPQRWVTRELSSDSFQKLIPLSGSRFFILAKGPKLRDYYSFDSKSEALTSFVRSDSTLANYEVVSLFKIKESSTVIARVRNFNGEKYLLIEQDIDYVNVKDISRFFTGSPEHIIWEPGQSRYFFPFENNSLSKIDLIEQSLEADYIDNLRGYGLFNNKIYVLKEINTLFRINYARRNQKVLINDPILGKFLFGDKGFFEVKPLDEDLIIFLGEEGKLLSNHLPHRITESGVRGLEFHRKTKRVLFWMKKQAGIMDYRPLLAVDPTYVKTTPTKGYWFYTKGRDITQSFWAYQGTYIVLADADEVFIFELKAEGEAAPNQIIKIKTNSSVHYLEDNGKLYYLDALTKKLSCAEVIDLNRERPFSYREYLSKKR from the coding sequence ATGCTTTATTTAAGAAAAACACTCCTTTTTAGTTTCATAGCAGCTTATCTTATTCTTTGTCCTTTACTTCTTTTATATAGTTTTGGCCGAATTATGAGGCCAGGGGGCGAGGGTGATTTGGCTGGTCTTATTTTCCTCTCTAGCAGTCCGCCGGGCGCTACAATTCATGTTGAAGGGAGGCGTTTTACCGAGAAAACTCCAGCGGCCCTATCTGGCATGTTGCCGGGATCATACGATGTCACACTTTCCTTAAAAAATTATAAGCCTTGGCATTATAAAATTACCGCTCTCCCTAAATTAGCATCTGTTTTCGATAAAATTTTATTGATTCCACAGAGATGGGTAACCCGCGAACTATCTTCTGATTCTTTTCAAAAGCTGATCCCATTATCCGGAAGTAGATTTTTTATTTTAGCTAAAGGTCCTAAGCTTAGAGATTATTACAGCTTTGATTCAAAGTCAGAAGCTCTAACATCATTTGTGCGTTCTGATTCAACCTTGGCGAATTACGAGGTAGTTTCCCTATTTAAGATTAAGGAAAGTTCTACGGTGATTGCTAGGGTTAGAAATTTCAATGGAGAAAAGTATCTTTTAATCGAACAAGATATTGATTATGTTAATGTTAAAGATATTAGTCGTTTTTTTACCGGAAGCCCTGAGCATATTATTTGGGAGCCAGGACAGTCTAGGTATTTTTTTCCTTTTGAGAACAATAGCCTTAGTAAAATAGATTTAATTGAACAATCGTTAGAGGCTGATTATATAGACAATTTACGTGGCTATGGTCTTTTTAACAACAAAATATATGTTTTAAAAGAGATTAATACTCTTTTTCGTATTAATTATGCTCGAAGAAATCAAAAGGTTTTGATAAATGATCCGATTTTGGGTAAATTTCTTTTTGGAGATAAAGGATTCTTTGAGGTTAAACCTTTAGATGAGGATTTAATTATCTTTCTTGGTGAAGAGGGAAAGCTTTTAAGCAACCATTTGCCGCATCGTATTACCGAAAGTGGAGTTAGGGGGCTTGAGTTTCATCGAAAGACTAAACGGGTATTGTTTTGGATGAAGAAGCAGGCTGGAATTATGGATTATCGGCCTTTATTGGCGGTAGATCCTACCTATGTTAAGACCACACCGACGAAAGGGTACTGGTTTTATACTAAGGGTCGTGATATTACTCAGAGTTTTTGGGCCTATCAGGGAACTTATATTGTTTTAGCTGATGCTGACGAAGTTTTTATTTTTGAGCTTAAAGCTGAGGGGGAGGCTGCTCCTAATCAAATTATTAAAATAAAAACTAATTCTTCAGTTCACTATTTGGAGGATAATGGAAAGTTATATTATTTGGATGCGCTTACTAAAAAGTTAAGTTGCGCTGAAGTTATTGACCTGAATCGAGAAAGGCCATTTTCTTATCGAGAATACTTAAGCAAGAAGAGGTAA